A single region of the Eublepharis macularius isolate TG4126 chromosome 14, MPM_Emac_v1.0, whole genome shotgun sequence genome encodes:
- the FUT7 gene encoding alpha-(1,3)-fucosyltransferase 7, with amino-acid sequence MTSCTLVALKRFASALVFGVTLWNFEFLLQQFRFPTGGVSTHNKPFSILIWDLPFNRALNLTSNVCATHHHNKGCLLTSNHSLLDQADVVAFHHHELQHSRSSLPRAKRNPGQNWVWVSLESPTNTKGLAGWNRTFNWVMTYRRDSDIFVPYGVLVPHPSDRVDIPKKSHSVCWVISNYHHTQKRAKLYQELSRHIKIDVYGKASKKPLCPSCLLPTISQYKFYLAFENSIHQDYITEKLWRNSLLAGTVPVVMGPPRANYQQFIPGDAFIHVEDFGSMKELATFLVTMNDSHYQSFFSWRQRYTVKLYDNWQERFCTICNQYPSLPWGKVYPSLEDWFRN; translated from the coding sequence ATGACCTCCTGCACTTTAGTTGCCTTGAAGAGATTTGCCAGTGCATTGGTCTTCGGGGTCACGCTATGGAACTTTGAATTCCTTTTGCAGCAGTTCCGTTTCCCCACGGGTGGAGTTAGTACCCATAATAAGCCTTTCTCCATTCTGATTTGGGACTTGCCGTTCAACCGGGCTTTGAACCTCACCAGCAACGTTTGTGCCACACACCATCACAACAAGGGCTGTTTGTTGACCAGTAACCATAGCTTACTTGACCAAGCAGACGTGGTGGCGTTCCATCACCATGAATTGCAGCACAGCAGGTCAAGTCTCCCAAGAGCTAAAAGGAATCCAGGGCAAAACTGGGTGTGGGTTTCACTGGAGTCTCCCACCAACACCAAAGGCCTGGCTGGCTGGAACAGAACCTTCAACTGGGTCATGACATATCGACGGGACTCCGATATCTTTGTTCCTTATGGAGTTCTTGTACCTCACCCATCTGACAGGGTAGACATCCCAAAGAAATCCCATTCAGTGTGTTGGGTTATCAGCAACTACCACCATACCCAAAAGAGAGCAAAGTTGTACCAAGAACTGTCCAGGCACATCAAGATCGATGTATATGGAAAAGCAAGCAAGAAGCCTCTCTGCCCATCCTGCCTCTTGCCAACCATCTCCCAATACAAGTTTTATCTTGCTTTTGAGAATTCCATACACCAAGATTACATCACGGAGAAGCTGTGGAGGAATTCCCTGCTTGCTGGCACCGTACCTGTAGTTATGGGCCCACCCAGAGCCAACTACCAGCAGTTTATTCCTGGAGATGCCTTCATTCACGTAGAAGATTTTGGCTCAATGAAGGAGCTTGCTACCTTCCTGGTGACCATGAATGACAGCCACTACCAGAGCTTCTTCAGTTGGAGACAAAGGTACACAGTGAAGTTGTATGATAACTGGCAGGAACGGTTTTGCACTATCTGCAATCAGTATCCCAGCTTGCCTTGGGGAAAAGTCTACCCCAGCTTGGAGGACTGGTTCAGGAATTAG